The region ATAAAGAAGTAACGATTCTTTTCGGAGAGTTAGGCTGGTTTTTAGCAAGAAACACATCGCAACGATTTAATTATGTGTATGACCAAATTATTTGTTTTGGCGAGCTTTTATCCACTAGAATCGTAAGTGCGTATTTAGAAAAAATAGGACAAGAAAATGTTTGGTTCGATGTTCGAAATTTTATAAAAACGGATAGTAATTACAGAGATGCAAAAGTAGATTGGCAATTAACAGAAGAGATTATTACAGAAAAAGTAGATATTCATAAAATAAATATTACGCAAGGTTTTATTGCTGCCAATGATACTGAAAACACCACAACTTTAGGTAGAGAAGGTTCAGATTATACAGCCGGTATTTTTGCATATTGTTTAAATGCCGAGAGTGTTACGATTTGGAAAGATGTTCCGGGAGTTTTAAATGCAGATCCTAGAGTGTTTACCGCAACTACTTTGTTGGAGCAAATCTCATACGAAGAAGCCATAGAAATGGCTTTTTATGGCGCCTCTGTAATTCACCCAAAAACATTACAACCTTTAGAAAGAAAAGAAATTCCGTTGTTAGTGCGTTCGTTTATAAATCCAAAGGAAACGGGTACAAAAGTTACCAAAGGAACAAAATTAATGCCCTATATTCCTTGCTTTATTGTAAAGAAAGAGCAAATTTTGGTTTCTATTTCTGCATTAGATTTCTCTTTTATGGTAGAAAATAATATTAGTTTTATTTTTCAGAAACTGCATGATTATCAATTAAAAGTAAATTTAATTCAGAATTCTGCGTTGAGTTTTTCTGTTTGTATCGACGATAAATTTTATAAGTTTGATGCTTTTTACAACGAATTGAAAAAACAGTTTAAAATTGATGTTCAGAAAAAAGTAGATTTATATACAGTACGTCATTTTGATGAAGAGGCTATAAAAATTATTGAAGAGAAAGGAACTTCTTTATTAACCCAAATAAATAAAGAAACATCACAAATTGTTGTAAATCCGAATTAAAAAAACAACAATTTCTTTTTTTTCACTATGTTTGTACCCCGTTCTAATTAAGGTAAATGGCATTAGTAACATCAAAAGAAATTGCTCAAGTAGTTGGTTTACAGAAACTTGGGTTTTTGGGAACTTTTTTAGGTTGGGTTTTGTTACGACTACTTCGCATCTCGACCATCAATAAAATATACAACCACAATAAAAATAAATCTGATATACATTTTTTAAATGGTGTCTTAGCTGATTGTAAAATTAAATTTGAAATTCCTGAAGAAGACCTGAAAAGAATACCAAAAGACGGTGCTTTTATTACTATTTCTAACCATCCTTTAGGCGGAATTGATGGTGTTTTACTGCTTAAATTATTGATAGAAAAAAGAGCTGATTACAAAATAATTGCTAATTTTTTATTGCATAGAATCGAACCTTTAAAACCCTATGTAATGCCAGTAAATCCTTTTGAAAAAAGAAAGGATGCAAAATCTAGTGTAGCCGGAATTAAAAGTGCCTTATTGCATTTAAAAGAAGGAAAACCTTTGGGTGTTTTTCCTGCAGGAGAAGTTTCAACATACAAAGACGGGAAATTAAAAGTAGACAAACCTTGGGAAGATGGTGCTGTGCGTTTTATTAAAAAAGCAAATGTTCCGATAATTCCTATTTACTTTCATGCCAAAAATACACGTCTTTTTTACTTTTTATCAAAAATTTCAGACACTTTAAGAACCGCAAAATTACCTTCAGAAGTAATGTCTCAAAAAGGTCGGGTAATTAGAGTGAGAATAGGAAAACCGATTACCGTTAAAGATCAAAATGAGTTTCTAGAAATACCTGCTTTCGGCAATTTTATTCGAAAGAAAACATACATGCTAGCGAATTCTTTTGAGAAAAAATTAAAAATTTTATCTACTGAAAAAATAAAAATTAAAAGACCTGCTAAAAAAATTACTGCTCAAAGAAGCACCT is a window of Polaribacter litorisediminis DNA encoding:
- a CDS encoding aspartate kinase, with product MKIFKFGGASVQDAEGVKKVASIIKNEGAKDTLVVVSAMGKMTNAFEEVVDAYYNKKENLPNKLTFIEAYHKKIMNALFDKEDFIYKEVTILFGELGWFLARNTSQRFNYVYDQIICFGELLSTRIVSAYLEKIGQENVWFDVRNFIKTDSNYRDAKVDWQLTEEIITEKVDIHKINITQGFIAANDTENTTTLGREGSDYTAGIFAYCLNAESVTIWKDVPGVLNADPRVFTATTLLEQISYEEAIEMAFYGASVIHPKTLQPLERKEIPLLVRSFINPKETGTKVTKGTKLMPYIPCFIVKKEQILVSISALDFSFMVENNISFIFQKLHDYQLKVNLIQNSALSFSVCIDDKFYKFDAFYNELKKQFKIDVQKKVDLYTVRHFDEEAIKIIEEKGTSLLTQINKETSQIVVNPN